In one window of Lewinella sp. 4G2 DNA:
- a CDS encoding CPBP family intramembrane glutamic endopeptidase, which yields MAAPFHGSFASPTPIQLHLHILFVLLGIVFPAILFVTSYRRAKSSKRIHWTQRMKTHLYYSNGGLLFTMAALVLAGWWFAGRPLTEIGLGWGKQPYDLTAVIVLSAFVGLYLLDVLLEAGSAERREETRKGFRKLGFLPSSATQFLNFIFLAFAAGIGEEIVYRGFMITYLLELFGDGTGAVAGAMLIPAVAFGLGHFYQGWKAVLKIVVMAILFGFFYLRTETLWPLILLHTAIDIFGGLMAWYLLGRR from the coding sequence GTGGCCGCACCTTTTCATGGCTCATTCGCTAGTCCGACTCCTATCCAACTTCATCTGCACATCCTCTTCGTTCTGCTGGGCATCGTCTTCCCGGCCATCTTATTCGTGACGAGCTACCGCCGCGCAAAGAGCAGTAAGCGTATTCACTGGACGCAGCGGATGAAAACCCACCTTTACTACAGTAACGGAGGTCTGCTATTTACGATGGCTGCCCTAGTCCTGGCGGGTTGGTGGTTTGCCGGCCGGCCGCTTACGGAGATTGGTCTTGGGTGGGGGAAGCAACCGTATGATCTGACGGCAGTCATCGTTCTATCCGCTTTCGTTGGTCTTTACTTACTCGATGTCCTCCTGGAGGCGGGAAGTGCGGAGCGGCGGGAAGAAACGCGAAAGGGATTCCGCAAACTGGGTTTTCTGCCATCCTCCGCAACCCAATTCCTCAACTTCATATTTCTGGCTTTTGCGGCGGGCATTGGCGAAGAGATCGTTTACCGCGGTTTCATGATCACTTATCTGTTGGAACTCTTCGGAGATGGTACGGGCGCTGTCGCAGGTGCGATGTTAATACCGGCGGTGGCTTTCGGTTTGGGGCATTTTTATCAAGGTTGGAAGGCCGTCCTGAAAATTGTGGTTATGGCCATCCTGTTTGGCTTCTTTTACCTAAGGACCGAAACCCTGTGGCCATTGATCCTACTCCATACGGCAATTGATATTTTTGGGGGCTTGATGGCGTGGTACTTGTTAGGCCGTCGTTAA